A window of the Lactuca sativa cultivar Salinas chromosome 5, Lsat_Salinas_v11, whole genome shotgun sequence genome harbors these coding sequences:
- the LOC111908026 gene encoding GTP-binding nuclear protein Ran1A, which translates to MALPNQQTVDYPSFKLVIVGDGGTGKTTFVKRHLTGEFEKKYEPTIGVEVHPLDFFTNCGKIRFYCWDTAGQEKFGGLRDGYYIHGQCAIIMFDVTARLTYKNVPTWHRDLCRVCENIPIVLCGNKVDVKNRQVKAKQVTFHRKKNLQYYEISAKSNYNFEKPFLYLARKLAGDPNLHFVESPALAPPEVQIDMAAQQQHEAELLQAASQPLPDDDDDAFE; encoded by the exons ATG GCTTTGCCGAATCAGCAAACTGTTGATTACCCTAGCTTCAAGCTTGTAATTGTTGGCGATGGTGGAACCG GTAAAACCACATTTGTAAAGAGACATTTGACTGGAGAATTTGAGAAGAAATACGAAC CAACCATTGGTGTTGAAGTACATCCATTGGATTTCTTCACCAACTGCGGGAAAATCCGGTTTTACTGCTGGGACACAGCCGGTCAGGAAAAGTTTGGAGGCCTTCGAGATGGATATTA CATCCATGGTCAATGTGCAATCATCATGTTTGATGTGACAGCGAGATTGACATACAAAAACGTTCCAACATGGCATCGGGATCTTTGCAG ggtttgtgagaACATTCCAATAGTATTATGTGGAAACAAAGTTGATGTGAAGAATCGTCAAGTGAAGGCAAAACAAGTGACTTTTCACAGAAAGAAGAATTTGCAATATTATGAAATTTCTGCAAAGAGTAATTACAATTTCGAGAAGCCTTTCCTCTATCTTGCCAGAAAACTTGCTgg TGATCCAAATTTGCATTTTGTGGAGTCTCCTGCTCTTGCTCCCCCAGAAGTGCAAATTGATATGGCTGCTCAACAACA GCATGAGGCAGAGCTTCTTCAAGCTGCAAGCCAGCCTCTtccagatgatgatgatgatgcttttGAGTAG